Proteins co-encoded in one Dreissena polymorpha isolate Duluth1 chromosome 12, UMN_Dpol_1.0, whole genome shotgun sequence genomic window:
- the LOC127852586 gene encoding uncharacterized protein LOC127852586, translating into MKQFVKLQYQKTLILHKDCVDKIQQVCATIESIRYSIHAGSVDVRMLMFIQEHLDPFCDLVALMHKDGTIQRQVTSRLIHLRMKEVESYNKLSKIMRRFLTLCQQFQVDTLDLKDILAKDTDKLQLLSICDAKAAQTVDASAIYEPCIVPFKSYQRVIEVVGRNEQFLDSIVFMQMWAECQQYHKRPFTIDEILNDVWFPTEFRWRLFGEKLRYGNILVDDVDRQLPSSFEEQDEKLEREITVFV; encoded by the exons ATGAAGCAGTTTGTCAAGTTACAAT ATCAGAAAACACTTATTCTCCATAAAGATTGTGTCGACAAAATACAGCAAGTATGTGCGACAATCGAAAGTATTCGCTACTCAATACACGCAGGCTCAGTGGATGTTAGGATGCTTATGTTTATACAAGAACACTTAGATCCTTTCTGTGACTTAGTTGCACTAATGCATAAAGATGGTACCATACAAAGACAAGTGACTTCTAGGTTGATTCATCTACGAATGAAAGAGGTTGAATCTTACAATAAGCTTTCAAAAATAATGAGGCGCTTTCTGACGTTGTGTCAACAGTTTCAGG TGGACACTTTGGACTTAAAGGACATTTTAGCCAAGGACACGGACAAACTTCAACTTCTATCGATTTGTGATGCAAAAGCAGCACAGACTGTTGATGCGTCAGCGATATATGAACCGTGTATTGTGCCATTTAAATCCTATCAAcgtgtaatagaagtagtaggcCGAAATGAACAATTCCTCGACAGCATAGTGTTCATGCAGATGTGGGCAGAATGTCAGCAGTATCACAAACGCCCTTTCACCATTGATGAGATATTAAATGATGTTTGGTTTCCAACAGAGTTTAG ATGGAGGCTATTCGGTGAGAAACTGCGATATGGGAATATTCTGGTTGACGACGTTGACAGACAATTACCTTCTTCATTTGAAGAACAAGATGAGAAGCTTGAACGGGAAATTACCGTCTTTG TTTAA